The Candidatus Aegiribacteria sp. genome includes the window GGCGGTATTTCTCTTCCGGTGGACAGGATCATGTTCCATACGGGAAGGATGGCTCATATGAGTCTATCCTGCGTTTCCTGTGGGCAGTGTTCAGATGCCTGCCCTGTTTCCATACCGGTGGCCGATGTATTCAGTTATGTAGCAGATCAGACGCAGAATACATTCGAGTACATCGCCGGGCTGAACGACGGTGATCCACTTCCTCTTCGGCAATTCAGAAAAGCGGAATTACCAGGAGTGCACGAACTTGTAAAAGATGCTGATGCGGAGGTACCATCTCATGAGTAGCATAACCATCGATACAAGCGCTTCCAGGAAAATTAAGGAACTCCTGAAATTCCTTCTTGAAAGTGGAAA containing:
- a CDS encoding 4Fe-4S binding protein, with product GGISLPVDRIMFHTGRMAHMSLSCVSCGQCSDACPVSIPVADVFSYVADQTQNTFEYIAGLNDGDPLPLRQFRKAELPGVHELVKDADAEVPSHE